A genome region from Myroides fluvii includes the following:
- a CDS encoding beta strand repeat-containing protein encodes MKKIILSAAVAFTVLTTTNVVAQQGFGTNTPDRSAAVDIVSSKRGLLIPRIDLTKTTEAGPVSKPENALFVYNKATANDVTPGFYYWEASTAANAKEQGLGRWVRFVSSNSGSAVTVSAGTNVTVTPTSNGHDTDYNVSVKGGAEAGQVLVTKIEVINGETVHTTQWVNPQDFINGSVVGENGITTDIQTVNGKEVVTVGLGGALNTATTIETTVDANGKPGNTLAITGLEKLDGSTGKEFDATTQNIVIMGADGILKVVTPEELLDKAIEGGEIDGKALTSGSITIGANGAKSLLKDVNIEITPGDTAGKVLVTKDDNGTKSTEWVTPGDLGNTVTASNGLTKDTNNDIALGGDLGKATAIKTTPTNTLAIEGLVELDKTKLAGNNVVMAGADGVLKETSAKNLIEDAIDGGLDAKALKGDGITVTAGGVVGTDLAVANALLKDVTLGIAEGAVSTSKIADGAVTNGKIGAGAVTADKMVAKNTAADINNVTPGYVPVANTDGTVTYQSVSSAIGKDLKTDGKIVIGDNASAVQLAEGVVLVETHLSIKTGSITSNEIADGTIANVDLGSQVVSADKMTSNTTANGTATPAGEGQIPVADGNGGVTYQQVTGELLNGKALTSPTGSISVVGGNKAVLDGTTIDIQGGTAKGQVLVTKEVIDGTTTTYVTEWVTPESLGNTVTASNGLTKDAATNNITLGGAIDTPTTLAIDNTKGSLAITGLGTAAKNQTNKTVVVQADGKLATIDTAAGNVTINQGGPVSVSDNSVVNNYHPSMSEIVIEVTLVDTDTNLSLPVVDGTEGQTISVKIANLNENHAGYLNIKSGTEVLAYGAMPHQGWIIKSNGTKWIVVGRN; translated from the coding sequence ATGAAAAAAATTATATTATCAGCAGCAGTAGCTTTTACAGTATTAACAACAACAAACGTTGTGGCTCAACAAGGATTTGGAACCAACACACCGGACCGTTCCGCTGCTGTAGATATCGTGTCTAGCAAAAGAGGTTTATTGATTCCTAGAATTGATTTAACAAAAACAACAGAAGCGGGACCAGTTTCTAAACCAGAGAATGCATTATTCGTATACAATAAAGCAACAGCGAATGACGTAACGCCAGGTTTCTATTACTGGGAAGCATCGACTGCAGCAAACGCTAAAGAACAAGGATTAGGTAGATGGGTGCGTTTTGTATCCTCTAACTCAGGAAGTGCAGTAACGGTTTCAGCAGGAACAAATGTTACGGTTACTCCTACATCTAACGGACACGATACAGATTATAACGTAAGCGTAAAAGGTGGTGCTGAAGCAGGACAAGTATTAGTTACGAAAATAGAGGTAATTAATGGTGAGACTGTTCACACAACGCAATGGGTAAACCCACAGGATTTTATCAACGGATCGGTAGTTGGTGAAAACGGTATTACAACTGATATCCAAACTGTAAATGGTAAAGAGGTTGTAACTGTTGGATTAGGTGGAGCTTTAAATACAGCTACAACAATCGAAACAACAGTTGATGCAAATGGAAAACCAGGAAACACCCTAGCAATTACAGGTTTAGAAAAATTAGATGGTTCTACTGGAAAAGAATTTGACGCAACTACACAAAATATTGTGATTATGGGGGCAGATGGAATTCTAAAAGTAGTTACACCAGAAGAATTGTTGGATAAAGCAATTGAAGGTGGTGAAATCGATGGAAAAGCATTGACTTCTGGTTCAATTACAATTGGAGCCAATGGAGCTAAATCACTTTTAAAAGACGTGAATATTGAAATTACCCCTGGTGATACAGCTGGAAAAGTTTTAGTGACAAAAGATGATAATGGAACTAAATCAACAGAATGGGTAACTCCAGGAGATCTTGGAAATACAGTAACAGCATCGAACGGTTTAACGAAAGATACAAACAATGATATCGCTTTAGGTGGTGATTTAGGTAAAGCGACTGCTATTAAAACAACTCCAACAAATACGTTAGCAATTGAAGGTTTAGTAGAACTAGATAAAACGAAATTGGCAGGTAACAATGTTGTTATGGCAGGCGCTGATGGAGTATTAAAAGAAACTTCAGCAAAGAACTTAATCGAAGATGCGATTGATGGTGGACTTGATGCTAAAGCATTAAAAGGAGACGGAATTACCGTTACAGCTGGTGGAGTTGTTGGAACAGATTTAGCAGTAGCGAACGCTCTATTAAAAGATGTGACTTTAGGTATTGCTGAAGGAGCGGTAAGTACAAGTAAAATTGCAGATGGAGCGGTTACCAATGGCAAAATTGGTGCAGGAGCAGTAACAGCAGATAAAATGGTAGCTAAAAATACGGCTGCTGATATTAATAATGTAACTCCAGGTTATGTTCCTGTTGCTAATACGGATGGAACAGTGACGTACCAAAGTGTATCTTCTGCTATCGGTAAAGATTTAAAAACGGATGGTAAGATTGTAATTGGAGATAATGCATCTGCTGTACAACTTGCAGAAGGTGTTGTTTTAGTTGAGACTCATTTAAGCATCAAAACAGGAAGTATTACATCAAATGAAATTGCAGACGGAACAATTGCAAATGTTGATTTGGGAAGTCAAGTGGTTTCTGCGGATAAAATGACATCAAATACGACTGCGAATGGAACAGCAACTCCTGCGGGAGAAGGACAAATTCCAGTAGCTGATGGAAATGGTGGAGTAACATACCAACAAGTAACAGGAGAGTTGTTAAACGGTAAAGCCTTAACTTCTCCAACAGGATCAATTAGCGTAGTTGGTGGAAATAAAGCGGTATTAGACGGAACTACAATTGATATTCAAGGTGGTACTGCAAAAGGACAAGTATTAGTTACAAAAGAAGTAATAGATGGTACTACTACTACGTATGTTACAGAATGGGTAACTCCAGAAAGTTTAGGAAATACAGTAACAGCTTCTAATGGTTTAACAAAAGACGCTGCTACAAATAACATCACTTTAGGTGGTGCAATTGATACACCAACAACATTGGCGATTGACAATACAAAAGGTTCTTTAGCAATCACTGGATTGGGAACTGCTGCAAAAAATCAAACAAATAAAACAGTTGTCGTTCAGGCAGATGGAAAATTAGCTACGATTGATACAGCAGCTGGAAATGTGACAATCAACCAAGGTGGACCTGTTTCTGTTTCAGATAATTCAGTAGTAAACAACTACCACCCTTCAATGAGTGAAATTGTAATTGAAGTTACTTTAGTTGACACAGATACAAACTTAAGTTTACCAGTGGTAGACGGTACTGAAGGACAAACCATCAGTGTGAAAATCGCAAATCTAAACGAAAATCACGCAGGGTATTTGAACATCAAATCAGGAACTGAAGTATTAGCGTATGGAGCAATGCCTCACCAAGGATGGATTATCAAATCGAATGGAACGAAATGGATCGTTGTAGGTCGTAACTAA